The nucleotide window gactttgacatacCTTCGTCAATGTCGGGTGGGAGGCCCCCTACGAACACCTTGCGGGAGTAGCGCTCGATGCGCTCACCATTCTGGTGGGGGAATCCATGAGGGGAGCCCAGGCCTCcgacaccatcaccaccacggTCATCCTCCCCGAAGCCACCACGCTCATCCTCCATGGGGAACAAGGACGAGTGACCTACAGTGCCACATCATAACGTTAGTCTGAGCATGTGCGTGTACAAATGTGTGTCTACTACAAGGAGTCTAAAAAAGAAGTCTTCATGCACATATAATACTTTTCATCCAGGCTTCTTAATATCTTTGTTGAAAGTGGGACTTTCAGCTGTCAGTTTTGATAGAAAATGCTAAACTTCCTTCAGTAACGAGTAGCAAAGTGATGTAATAACCTGGACATTGCTATAGTGATGACTAACTACAATAGTGAAAGGAAACTTCTATGCAACTATGCAAAACCCTACATTTCTTCAACTGCCAAAAGAAGAACTAAGGTTACAAAACTGCAGTGTTTTGAAACTGTACTTGGAGATAAAGTAAAACTGCCATGTCTCACTGTGTGCCAAAACTGCCAACACGTCAGACTGTGTCTGTGGTTTGTTTGAGCCTTCACTGTGCAGTAGTCGATAGACACCCAGCCATATAATTTCAGTACATATGAATTAAATGGGGAAAAATACATCCGTAAATCACTTATTTCTGGTAAATTGCATAAAGGTCATGAAACATTGACCAAAAGCAAGCAGGAGACAACAATAGCACTTACATAGCACTTGACAAAGTAAACAATACAAAGGCTTTTGACAGTCAAAAGCCTTTGTATTGTTGGCAGCAGTGGCAGCCATTACCCATTTACCCAGAATGCTCAGAGTCAGATCAGGACTGACACATGGGCAGTCACAACAGGAAGGGCTACCACAAAAATCAATCAGCACAGACAGCATGACAAACACCAAGGAATTGCTTTAAACAATACACCAGAGGGGAAGACAGCCACAGagaaaatactttaaaaaacaaaacaaaataaaaaaaacagcttaAAGCAGTAAGATACAATTTTTTAATTACCTCGTCGTCGCCCATAATTCCTTGCTGCatgtaaaaaaaagacagagcagCCTTGAAAATGACAGCAGgctcaaggtttttttttttttttttttttaaacttgaaTGACTTGCAGAATTTGTATCAGACTTTGCTCTTTACAAAACCACTgatgtcattttcatttgtTTCACAGAGTTCTCAAAGACCAAATCCAATCAACCGTTCATTACAGCAGTCAGAAAGTCCCAAAGCCTCAAGGTCATGTCCCTAGTTTTTGTCATCATATCTTATTTAGTTTGTATGAACAGCTCTTAAATGATAAGCATCGACCACCAATTTTACTGTCACTAATACAGGCATGGAAAGCTACGTACCGTTCACTGGCAAAGACCCATCTCCTGGGTGGGGGAACCCAAACCGACCTGAAGAGAAGAGTGTGGCACCGTCAAGGTCAGCTCTCAAGGGCACAAAAGacaaggaaacacaataccaaaCCGCTAGGTCTGCtattagcttagcttagcttcgATTGGtactgacaaacaaacaaacaaacaaaggatgTTTGACTGACTGAAAATGTTAACAGCCATCCTCCCCTGTGTGGCACTGTATCCAAGCTGCTTAAGAGGCCTTGACAGTGATCTCACTTTAAGGAGAATATCTAGTCAATTCAGTAATTCTCCCCTCTTCAAAGGCAGAAAGACACTTCACAATATGTGCATAACTGACAAAGgcagaggaagatgaagagcaCCATATATACACAAAATATTTATATTGCTCTTCCCTGTTCTCTTATCATAGGGACCATAAGCTATGTATTCCATGATGGAGAAAACATCACTAATCTAATCTATTCTAATTATTTTCTCCTTGGCTAAAACATCCTCTAAACCTGAGAAGCATCAAGGGCCAATTCCCCTACATGGATGAAGCCTAGTAGTCCAAGACCAAGAGAAATCTCCATTGACAAAAGCTTTTTAGACTAGAACTAGGCTTAATCTATGGCAAACCATCTCCAAACATTTACCACTTTCAGGGTAAGGTCcatgttatttaatttataCATTTCTTTGCTTTTGCACAGGGATGCACCTTTCAAGGAATCCTGTTCAGCCCTCATAATGTCAATCAGGGAGTTCTCTAGGGAGTGCAGGCTGAAACCATCAAAGGATCGGCTACGCTCCTGctaagagacaggagagagaacgTTATTAGCCCGCGGTGTTCTCACAACAACAGGATGACACAGCTCGGCTCGGCGAGGAGCCGCGTCACTCAAGCAGCTTCTAGACCCTTCTGCCGTTTTGTGTTCTGGGGTGCTTGTTGAAGATGCAATCGTTGGCCCTGCTGTGTGGAGATTGTGCAGTGTTCTCCTAATAGCATGCAAGTCACTTACTATACTTTCAATACCTGACAGGGGTATTAACACTGAGAAAAGCACAAACGcagggagtttgtgtgtgtgtttgtgtgtgtgtgtgtgtgtgtgtgtgtgtgtgtgtgtgtgtgtggggggggggggggtgttggaagTGTGTGTTCCTAGAATTAGGCTTGAACATTTGAGTTTACTGCAAAACCACAAGCAGAAAGGAGAAGTTAAACCCATTCCCAGAACAACACATTAGCAGAAAATGCAGCACATACACAAAAGAATCCATCAGACACTATTTTCACTGTATGAATTTTGAAATTCAACATGGTGCCTTAGAATCAATTCATTCAGGCGACAGCAGACCCTAAAACTGGTCAGTAAAGAAACTGAAAAGAAAATCCTGCATGGACCAGAGTCATCATGGACCAACATGTGACCCTCTAATTGCATGAAAATTTGAAGCCATTTCAAACCAGTATTTTAAGTTGTgcaagctgacacacacacacacacacacagtcctatcGGGGGGCGAGGATAAAAATGCAAGGGCTGCTTGTTATCACATTGCTCCATGACGATCCATATGTCCTTCTCCTTTCCGCCCACCCCCCACATCCAGATGAGTAAGCactaacgagagagagagagagagagagagagagagagagagagagagagagagagagagagagagagagagagaggccccgTCACGAATACCGTGACTACATCTCTCCGTCACAAGCGCTATTCTAAATGCACACTGGgattggatggatggagaggggATGAGGTTGATGGTGATGGTGTCTGTGAAAAACAATCACATTGCCATGAcccatctcccccccccctccctccctccctttctctctccctccctccctccctccctccccctccccccctctctgcgTAGCCAGGGCCTGCTGCATCCGACTCACCCCTACGTGGTCTCCTTGTACAGCAGGCTAGTGTGCAGGCACAGCTGAGCCGCAGGCAAGTCCGAGAGAGAAGCTCCATATTAtttcccatccatccatccatccatccatccatccatccatccagggCATGTGCTTCTGCCGCTCGGTTCATATAGCTTTGATCTAACGCATCCATCAACCGAGGCCACAGGAAGGCCTCGTCATAATCAGATTAAGCCTGACTGAGCAGATATGCTGCCACTGCTGCCAGGGatactctctcagtctctctctctcagtctctctctctctcagtctctctctctctcagtctctctctcccctttatacacacacaatcatacatttGATTACTCTTGTCAATTTCAGTTGCAATGCATGGTTATCAGCTTTAATTCTCCACACGTCACTAAACAAACAGACGAGTGCATGCATTCACGCACCATttcattttcaatttcattattGGTTCACGAGTTAAGGTGCATAAATACTATCTTTGTTTCATCACTACAACTGATAATTCACCAGACATAATCTGCATAACACATTTCATTCATCATTAGCACAGACTGTTCACAAAACACAAGTACGGGGCAAATGCAGCAGGCTTGATTTAGCTGCATCATGGTGATATAAGGGGAAAAGAAACATGGCTTTCCGTGCAAGACACACCTAGATTTCCTTTTCCTCCATTCTTTTCCTTGTTGGAACCTTCTAGTCTTACCTGGAAGGGGAAGATGCTCTCGTTCCTGTTCATGTTGTCCTCCAGCCAGGGCTTGGGGTTGAAGCCGGAGCTGTTGCGGTTGAACTTCTGCGAGGGAGTCTGGTTGTTGGGGAAGGACTTCTTCAGTGGGGAGATGGAGTTGAGGGGCATCATCCCCCCGGCGATCCTCTGGCGGTACTCGCGTCCCTGAGAGGCCCCCCAGCCTCCGtaaccgccaccaccaccaccaccaccaccaccaccaccggggCTCCACGAGCTGGAGGAGGGTGTGGAGGAGGGGCTTTGGTAGCTGCCCCAGGGGGAAGGGGGCTTGCTGAGGTTGTTCCCTAGGTGAGGCAGCTGGTTGAAAGCAGCGTTGCGAtgggagaagggaggaggagggtgggggctggCCGGCGAGCGGCGGTGTTGCTGCTGTGGCTGGCTGTGGGGGTGCTGGAAGTGGGGGTGCGGGGCCGGGGCCGGGTGGTGCTGGGACAGCGGGCCCATCTGGTGGGAGAAGCTGCCCCCGAAGCTGGGGCTGGCGTGGTGCGAGAAATTCTGGAAGAGGAGTGGCGGCGGCCCACTGCTGGTGGTGCCGGCCGGGCTAAAGAAGCCCACTTCCTCGTTGACCAGTGCTGAGGGGTTGGAGGGGATAGCAGTGGACCAGCTGTTAAAGCCTGTGAGGGAGGAGGACGAAGAGCTCCCCGACTGCACCATGGTACCCATGCCTGACGTCTCCTGGTAGTCGAAGCCGGAGAGCACGGGGGACTCCATGCGGAGGATCTCCTTGCCGTTCCCGTTCTCTGTGGTTCCTTTCTCCAGCTGGTTGTCCTCTGGCATGGTGCTGTCGAGGTCAGATATGATGCCTGAAGTTTCTTGATGGCCTGGTGGGGAGATGGGCTGCTTTTCTTGAATTTCTTGTATatcctgttgctgctgctgctgcgcctTGGTCTTCTCAGGCTCCAGGATCTCATCTTGCATGTTCGTGTGGGTCGTCACGACAGGGAAGAGCCAAGCGGACCCTGCACTTCCACCATTGGTAGCCGTGCTGGTGTTGATGAACGCGGGGGGACTCGGGGGGGCGGTCTGATGATGTACTGGATGTTGCAGGTGTGGGGGAATTCTCACGGGGAAAACTGATTTGTTAGCACTGTTGTTCTTAACCAGGGCTCCAAAACCGTAATCCCCCATTTATATAATCCAGTATGCTTTCTCCCGGCTGTAATTTTCTCGATCTCTTTTCACACCTACAACGGGAAGAGACAATCAAagtacaaaatattcacgattacAGCACCGTTTCATGAGAATTCTCACCAAACACAAGCGGACCAGCTGCTTTGGTTGTTCTTATCCGGATATGTCCTCTGTTCCAGCTTAATGTAACAACGAGGGGAAATAGAACTTAGAATTCGCATGCAATCGAGAAAATGCAACAGACATCCTTGTAAAACACCCTCAAATTGCAGGTCTGTGCGCGCAGCTCTTGGCTACAAAGTATCTGGCGACGTTTCTTGTAGCAAAATGAGGTCGTCGTGATAATGTAACGTTAGCAATCTCGCTAGCAGCCTAGCTTGCTAAGCATTCTACGTGATCAATTAACCGAGAGGCAATCACTTGTGTGCTATTTTTCAGGTAATCCACGCAACGAGATCATAAATGATCTTATAAAAGAAGGCGACATTTAGACATGGGCACCTACc belongs to Alosa sapidissima isolate fAloSap1 chromosome 20, fAloSap1.pri, whole genome shotgun sequence and includes:
- the cpeb4a gene encoding cytoplasmic polyadenylation element-binding protein 4 isoform X1, with the translated sequence MGDYGFGALVKNNSANKSVFPVRIPPHLQHPVHHQTAPPSPPAFINTSTATNGGSAGSAWLFPVVTTHTNMQDEILEPEKTKAQQQQQQDIQEIQEKQPISPPGHQETSGIISDLDSTMPEDNQLEKGTTENGNGKEILRMESPVLSGFDYQETSGMGTMVQSGSSSSSSLTGFNSWSTAIPSNPSALVNEEVGFFSPAGTTSSGPPPLLFQNFSHHASPSFGGSFSHQMGPLSQHHPAPAPHPHFQHPHSQPQQQHRRSPASPHPPPPFSHRNAAFNQLPHLGNNLSKPPSPWGSYQSPSSTPSSSSWSPGGGGGGGGGGGGYGGWGASQGREYRQRIAGGMMPLNSISPLKKSFPNNQTPSQKFNRNSSGFNPKPWLEDNMNRNESIFPFQQERSRSFDGFSLHSLENSLIDIMRAEQDSLKGRFGFPHPGDGSLPVNARNYGRRRGHSSLFPMEDERGGFGEDDRGGDGVGGLGSPHGFPHQNGERIERYSRKVFVGGLPPDIDEDEITASFRRFGHLFVDWPHKAESKSYFPPKGYAFLLFQEESSVQALIDACIEEEGKLYLCVSSPTIKDKPVQIRPWNLNDSDFVMDGSQPLDPRKTIFVGGVPRPLRAVELAMIMDRLYGGVCYAGIDTDPELKYPKGAGRVAFSNQQSYIAAISARFVQLQHGEIDKRVEVKPYVLDDQLCDECQGTRCGGKFAPFFCANVTCLQYYCEYCWAAIHSRAGREFHKPLVKEGGDRPRHISFRWN
- the cpeb4a gene encoding cytoplasmic polyadenylation element-binding protein 4 isoform X2, with amino-acid sequence MGDYGFGALVKNNSANKSVFPVRIPPHLQHPVHHQTAPPSPPAFINTSTATNGGSAGSAWLFPVVTTHTNMQDEILEPEKTKAQQQQQQDIQEIQEKQPISPPGHQETSGIISDLDSTMPEDNQLEKGTTENGNGKEILRMESPVLSGFDYQETSGMGTMVQSGSSSSSSLTGFNSWSTAIPSNPSALVNEEVGFFSPAGTTSSGPPPLLFQNFSHHASPSFGGSFSHQMGPLSQHHPAPAPHPHFQHPHSQPQQQHRRSPASPHPPPPFSHRNAAFNQLPHLGNNLSKPPSPWGSYQSPSSTPSSSSWSPGGGGGGGGGGGGYGGWGASQGREYRQRIAGGMMPLNSISPLKKSFPNNQTPSQKFNRNSSGFNPKPWLEDNMNRNESIFPFQERSRSFDGFSLHSLENSLIDIMRAEQDSLKGRFGFPHPGDGSLPVNARNYGRRRGHSSLFPMEDERGGFGEDDRGGDGVGGLGSPHGFPHQNGERIERYSRKVFVGGLPPDIDEDEITASFRRFGHLFVDWPHKAESKSYFPPKGYAFLLFQEESSVQALIDACIEEEGKLYLCVSSPTIKDKPVQIRPWNLNDSDFVMDGSQPLDPRKTIFVGGVPRPLRAVELAMIMDRLYGGVCYAGIDTDPELKYPKGAGRVAFSNQQSYIAAISARFVQLQHGEIDKRVEVKPYVLDDQLCDECQGTRCGGKFAPFFCANVTCLQYYCEYCWAAIHSRAGREFHKPLVKEGGDRPRHISFRWN
- the cpeb4a gene encoding cytoplasmic polyadenylation element-binding protein 4 isoform X3, giving the protein MGDYGFGALVKNNSANKSVFPVRIPPHLQHPVHHQTAPPSPPAFINTSTATNGGSAGSAWLFPVVTTHTNMQDEILEPEKTKAQQQQQQDIQEIQEKQPISPPGHQETSGIISDLDSTMPEDNQLEKGTTENGNGKEILRMESPVLSGFDYQETSGMGTMVQSGSSSSSSLTGFNSWSTAIPSNPSALVNEEVGFFSPAGTTSSGPPPLLFQNFSHHASPSFGGSFSHQMGPLSQHHPAPAPHPHFQHPHSQPQQQHRRSPASPHPPPPFSHRNAAFNQLPHLGNNLSKPPSPWGSYQSPSSTPSSSSWSPGGGGGGGGGGGGYGGWGASQGREYRQRIAGGMMPLNSISPLKKSFPNNQTPSQKFNRNSSGFNPKPWLEDNMNRNESIFPFQQERSRSFDGFSLHSLENSLIDIMRAEQDSLKGRFGFPHPGDGSLPVNGHSSLFPMEDERGGFGEDDRGGDGVGGLGSPHGFPHQNGERIERYSRKVFVGGLPPDIDEDEITASFRRFGHLFVDWPHKAESKSYFPPKGYAFLLFQEESSVQALIDACIEEEGKLYLCVSSPTIKDKPVQIRPWNLNDSDFVMDGSQPLDPRKTIFVGGVPRPLRAVELAMIMDRLYGGVCYAGIDTDPELKYPKGAGRVAFSNQQSYIAAISARFVQLQHGEIDKRVEVKPYVLDDQLCDECQGTRCGGKFAPFFCANVTCLQYYCEYCWAAIHSRAGREFHKPLVKEGGDRPRHISFRWN
- the cpeb4a gene encoding cytoplasmic polyadenylation element-binding protein 4 isoform X4, whose product is MGDYGFGALVKNNSANKSVFPVRIPPHLQHPVHHQTAPPSPPAFINTSTATNGGSAGSAWLFPVVTTHTNMQDEILEPEKTKAQQQQQQDIQEIQEKQPISPPGHQETSGIISDLDSTMPEDNQLEKGTTENGNGKEILRMESPVLSGFDYQETSGMGTMVQSGSSSSSSLTGFNSWSTAIPSNPSALVNEEVGFFSPAGTTSSGPPPLLFQNFSHHASPSFGGSFSHQMGPLSQHHPAPAPHPHFQHPHSQPQQQHRRSPASPHPPPPFSHRNAAFNQLPHLGNNLSKPPSPWGSYQSPSSTPSSSSWSPGGGGGGGGGGGGYGGWGASQGREYRQRIAGGMMPLNSISPLKKSFPNNQTPSQKFNRNSSGFNPKPWLEDNMNRNESIFPFQERSRSFDGFSLHSLENSLIDIMRAEQDSLKGRFGFPHPGDGSLPVNGHSSLFPMEDERGGFGEDDRGGDGVGGLGSPHGFPHQNGERIERYSRKVFVGGLPPDIDEDEITASFRRFGHLFVDWPHKAESKSYFPPKGYAFLLFQEESSVQALIDACIEEEGKLYLCVSSPTIKDKPVQIRPWNLNDSDFVMDGSQPLDPRKTIFVGGVPRPLRAVELAMIMDRLYGGVCYAGIDTDPELKYPKGAGRVAFSNQQSYIAAISARFVQLQHGEIDKRVEVKPYVLDDQLCDECQGTRCGGKFAPFFCANVTCLQYYCEYCWAAIHSRAGREFHKPLVKEGGDRPRHISFRWN